In a genomic window of Agarivorans albus:
- a CDS encoding Maf family protein codes for MTPQCPLILASASPRRIELLGQLGWVFTSQAADIDESPKENEAAASLVCRLAEEKAAAVASLYQADSVAVLGSDTIVVCGDQVLGKPKDANHSKTMLRLLSAKQHQVMTAICLYYQGRAHTQLVTTEVFFCEVSDSQIAEYWASGEPADKAGSYAIQGLGGRFVERIEGSYSSVVGLPLVETDRLLHLHLTR; via the coding sequence ATGACACCACAGTGCCCACTTATTTTAGCCTCGGCTTCGCCAAGAAGAATTGAATTACTAGGCCAGTTAGGCTGGGTGTTTACTTCCCAAGCCGCGGATATTGACGAATCACCAAAAGAAAATGAAGCGGCTGCAAGCTTAGTGTGCCGCTTAGCCGAAGAGAAAGCCGCAGCTGTTGCAAGTTTGTATCAAGCGGATTCGGTAGCGGTGCTTGGCTCAGATACGATTGTGGTTTGTGGTGACCAAGTGCTGGGTAAACCAAAAGACGCCAACCACAGCAAAACGATGTTACGTTTGCTAAGTGCTAAGCAGCATCAAGTAATGACCGCAATATGCCTGTATTATCAAGGTCGGGCGCATACTCAGCTAGTGACCACAGAGGTATTCTTCTGTGAGGTTTCAGATAGCCAAATCGCTGAGTATTGGGCCAGTGGTGAACCGGCAGATAAGGCCGGAAGTTATGCCATTCAAGGGCTTGGCGGTAGGTTTGTCGAACGTATTGAAGGTAGTTATAGTTCGGTGGTTGGTCTGCCATTGGTAGAGAC
- the mreD gene encoding rod shape-determining protein MreD: MIEKINGRGAIIGSLFIALILAIIPLPLIADAFRPDWVLVCVFYWTIALPHRSNVGIAFVVGFILDLLLGSTLGVRALAMSIVAYIAATNFTRLRNFSVWQQALVVGGLTGLAKIVVFWAEYLVQDIQLPYGYFYPVITTTVAWPWIFLLLRKLRRQWKIS; this comes from the coding sequence ATGATTGAAAAAATTAATGGCCGTGGTGCCATTATCGGCAGTTTATTCATCGCATTGATATTGGCAATCATACCTTTGCCTTTGATTGCTGACGCCTTTCGCCCGGATTGGGTATTGGTGTGTGTGTTCTACTGGACAATCGCTTTACCCCATCGCAGTAACGTGGGCATTGCCTTCGTTGTAGGCTTTATTCTAGACCTTTTGCTCGGCTCAACCTTAGGTGTTCGGGCCTTGGCAATGTCGATAGTGGCTTATATTGCCGCCACTAACTTTACCCGTTTGCGTAATTTTTCGGTTTGGCAACAAGCACTTGTGGTAGGCGGGTTAACAGGTTTAGCTAAAATAGTGGTTTTTTGGGCGGAATACCTCGTTCAAGATATTCAGTTGCCTTATGGTTACTTTTATCCGGTTATTACCACTACTGTTGCTTGGCCTTGGATATTTTTACTGCTGCGTAAATTGCGCCGCCAGTGGAAGATTTCATGA
- the mreC gene encoding rod shape-determining protein MreC, whose protein sequence is MKPIFGPGPSLELRLVLAILLSISLIFIDSKLIAFKQVRVYLHSAVSPLQYIANMPGQLMDSMSNQVITREQLKKQNSSLREQLLLNRADQLLMESLAKENTRLRALLGSPVRNDSRKLVAEIMAVDSDPFSHQVVIDKGKLDGVFEGQPVINDIGVIGQVLHVGTTTSRVLLITDASHGIPVRIARNDIRAVATGTGELNRLQLPHIPRSTDIGEGDVLVTSGLGGVFPEGYPVAVVNRFDYQEGKPYADVMATPVVELDRLRYLLLIWP, encoded by the coding sequence ATGAAACCTATCTTCGGCCCAGGTCCATCTTTAGAGCTTCGCCTTGTGCTCGCTATTTTGTTGTCCATTTCTTTGATTTTCATCGACAGTAAACTGATTGCCTTTAAGCAGGTGCGTGTATATTTGCATTCCGCTGTGAGTCCCTTGCAATACATTGCCAATATGCCGGGTCAACTTATGGACTCAATGTCCAATCAAGTGATTACCCGTGAACAGCTGAAAAAACAAAATAGTAGCCTGCGAGAGCAGCTCTTGCTTAATCGCGCAGATCAATTATTGATGGAAAGTCTAGCCAAAGAAAATACTCGTTTACGGGCTTTATTAGGCTCTCCTGTGCGCAATGATAGCCGAAAACTGGTGGCCGAAATTATGGCCGTGGACTCCGATCCATTTTCGCATCAGGTGGTTATTGATAAAGGTAAACTAGATGGGGTGTTTGAAGGGCAACCTGTCATCAACGATATTGGTGTTATTGGTCAAGTATTGCACGTAGGCACTACCACCAGTCGAGTATTGCTTATCACCGATGCGAGTCATGGCATCCCGGTGCGTATTGCGCGAAATGACATTCGCGCAGTGGCTACCGGCACTGGTGAGTTAAATCGTTTGCAGTTGCCGCATATTCCACGAAGTACCGACATAGGTGAAGGTGATGTGTTGGTTACCTCTGGTTTAGGTGGTGTATTTCCTGAAGGCTACCCGGTGGCGGTCGTTAATCGCTTTGACTATCAGGAAGGCAAACCCTATGCCGACGTAATGGCTACACCGGTAGTTGAGTTAGACCGCTTACGTTACTTATTACTTATTTGGCCCTAA